The sequence AAATCTTCGGCCAGGCCGGCGAGCTCCTGCCGGCCTACGCCGGCCTGGGCCTGCCCCGGGAACGCATCCGCTTCTGGCACGAAGAAGAATTGTATTTGTCGGCCCGCCGCGTTTGACTCCGCCGCGCACTCGTGCCAAATCGAGCAAGGGGCGCGGCCCGCCCCCGCAAACCCTCAACCCGTTTGGCGGATGCCCATGAAACGTCTTCTTTCGCTCCTGGCCTGCGCCGTCATGCTCGCCACCGCTTTCCCGGCCCGGGCGGATTCGCCCAACATGCGCCAAAGCCTCAATTATTTCATGAATTATTTCAACGAGGCCGTGGTCCAGGCCATCCGCATCAAGGAATACGAGGAATCGGAAAACCTGGCGGCCAAACGGCCCTACACCCAGGAATACGTGGCCCTGACCGACGTCGTCGCCCGGCTCGAAAAGACCCTCGGCCTGGCGCTCAATCTCTGCGACATCTACTACATCTACAACAAGACGACCTACTGCTTCACCAAGGACGAAAAGACCTACCTTTTCGACCGCATCGACAACATCCTCGACACCTTGGACAAGATCAAGGCCACGCCCTACAACGTGGACGCCGGACTGATCGAGGACAAGAAATCCGTGGTCAGCCGCAACGTCGCCGAACTCGACGAGCGCATCGACAAGTTGCGGGCCTTCATCAAGTCCTCCCTTGTGGTCTTCCACCGCTGATCCGGCCGGCCCGGGCCGGCCGCGCGCCGTCACGGCCAAAACCGCCCTGCCCCTGGCCGACGGCACGGCCGCCCTCGACGACGCGGCCGTGATCCTCGCCGGGCGGCGCATCCTGGACGTGGGCAAGCGTCGCCTGGTGCTGCGGGGTTTTACCGGCCCCGTGGACGACCTGGGCGAGGTGGTCCTCGTGCCCGGGCTCGTCAACGCCCACAGCCATCTCGAACTGGCCGGACGGCTCGGCCAGTGCCCGCCCCCGGCCGGATTCGCCGCCTGGGCCGCCTGGCTCGCGGCCGGGGACCGCCGGGTGCCGCCGGCGGCCCTGCTGGACCGGGCCGTGGCCGAGATGGCCGGCTCGGGCACGGGCGCGGTCATCGACGTGGGGGGGCGCGCCGGCCCGGCCGTGGCCGACGCCCTGCTGCGGGCCGGATTGGCCGGGCTGGTCTGCCACGAGGCCTTCGGCTGGCGCCGGCCGGCCAAGGCCCTGGTCCCGGCCGCCCTGGAGGCCGCCGTTTCCCACGCGCCGGACGGCGCCGTGCGCGCGGCGGCCAGCGGCCACGCCCTCTACTCCACCAGCCCCGACACCCTGCGCCTGGCCCGGGAGGCCTGCCGGCTGCGCCAGGCGCCCTTCTGCCTGCACCTGGCCGAGCATGCCGAGGAAGCCGAGCTGCTGCGTTCGGGCACGGGCGCGCTGGCGGCCCTGCTGGCCGGCTCGGTGCTGCCGCGCGGCTACGCCCCCCCGGGGTGTTCGCCCGTGGCCGAGGCGGCCCGCCAGGGGCTGCTCGGGCCGGACGTGCTGGCCGTGCACGCCGTGTGGCTGGACGCCGCCGATCGCCGGCTGCTGGCCGAGACGGGCACGCATGTGTGCCTGTGCCCGCGCAGCAACGCCCGCATCGGCGTGGGCACGGCCGATGCCGAAGCTCTGCTCGCGGCCGGCGTCCCCCTGTGCCTGGGCACGGACAGCCTGGCCTCCAACACCGACCTCGACCTGTGGAACGAGGTCCGGGCCCTGCTGGCCGCGTGCGCCGATCTCCCGGCCCGGGCGGTGCTGGCCGCCCTGACCGCGAACCCGGCCCGGCTGCTGGGCCGGCCCGGGGAGCTCGGCCTGCTGGCGCCGGGGGCCGTGGGCGGCCTCGCCGTCCTTCCCGACGACCTGCGGCCACGCCTGGCCGACGGTTCGTGAATCCGCCCGGGAAGTGATTGTGTTTACCCCGGCCTTGGCCTATTTTTTCCCCGGAAGCGTTGGCTCACCGGCCTGGCCGGCCGCTGGGCCGGACGGGCACAACCACCAGCGGTGACTGGGCTTGTCTTGCCGGTATCGCCATCAGGAAACGCCGCCATGGGCTCCGTTGACAACTGCACCCTCGACTGCAACTACGCCGTGGCCCGCCATCCCATCTACCAGGTGGACGGCGGGGTGTTCGGCTACGAACTGCTCTACCGTTCGGTCGGCGGCCCCAACGCCGCCATCATCCCCTCGGACGCCGAAGCCACCCTGGCCGTGCTGGCCGACGGCATCCAGGCCATTTCCCGGGACATCGACCCGAAAAAAAAGATTTTCATCAATTTTTCCAGAGACATTTTGGAAAAGGGCTACCACGGCTTCCTCGACCGCGAGCGGTTCGTCATCGAGGTGCTCGAACACGTGACCTGCGACGCCGCCTTTACCGGGCTGGTGCGGTCCATCCGGGAGGCCGGCTTCGTCCTGGCCCTGGACGACTACGTGGGCGACGCCTCCTTCGACCCGATCCTGCCCTATGTCAGCTTCGTCAAGATCGACTTCCTGGCCCTGCGCGACGATCCGCCTCGGTTGCGGGCGGTCATCGACGCGTGCCTGGCCGCGGGCAAGACCGTGTTGGCCGAGAAGGTGGAGGCCGAGGGGGATATCGCCCTGTGCCGGGAAAAGGGCATCCCCCTGGCCCAGGGCTTTTTCTACAGCCGGCCGCAGGTGGTCACGGCCAAGGTGCTGCAGCCCAACCAGGCGGTGAAGCTGGGCCTCCTGGCCGAAGTGACGCGGCCGGAAATCGACGAGAAAAAAATCCGGGACATCCTGGGCGCCGACGTGTCCCTGGCCTACAAGCTCCTGCGCCACGTCAATTCCGCCAGCTTCTCCCGGGGCC comes from Solidesulfovibrio sp. and encodes:
- a CDS encoding amidohydrolase family protein, whose product is MWSSTADPAGPGRPRAVTAKTALPLADGTAALDDAAVILAGRRILDVGKRRLVLRGFTGPVDDLGEVVLVPGLVNAHSHLELAGRLGQCPPPAGFAAWAAWLAAGDRRVPPAALLDRAVAEMAGSGTGAVIDVGGRAGPAVADALLRAGLAGLVCHEAFGWRRPAKALVPAALEAAVSHAPDGAVRAAASGHALYSTSPDTLRLAREACRLRQAPFCLHLAEHAEEAELLRSGTGALAALLAGSVLPRGYAPPGCSPVAEAARQGLLGPDVLAVHAVWLDAADRRLLAETGTHVCLCPRSNARIGVGTADAEALLAAGVPLCLGTDSLASNTDLDLWNEVRALLAACADLPARAVLAALTANPARLLGRPGELGLLAPGAVGGLAVLPDDLRPRLADGS
- a CDS encoding EAL domain-containing protein — its product is MGSVDNCTLDCNYAVARHPIYQVDGGVFGYELLYRSVGGPNAAIIPSDAEATLAVLADGIQAISRDIDPKKKIFINFSRDILEKGYHGFLDRERFVIEVLEHVTCDAAFTGLVRSIREAGFVLALDDYVGDASFDPILPYVSFVKIDFLALRDDPPRLRAVIDACLAAGKTVLAEKVEAEGDIALCREKGIPLAQGFFYSRPQVVTAKVLQPNQAVKLGLLAEVTRPEIDEKKIRDILGADVSLAYKLLRHVNSASFSRGQPVESLDYAIKLLGRDALASWVAVNLLASLGSTPRDRELAFASAVRARFLALLDAARGSVCHKGQTICLMGLLSLLDAMLGVPMEKALAGVTIDAGMRRALLGQPSPSRPCLALCRGYEGSPDPRAAQVLAAFGVSHETASRSHFEALSWASDMFRGSGR